The window GTGGAACTGCAaggggccaggctgcagcaccctctgggacacacacagagcagggtgcAGCACAGAGTGTCactggggcacagagcagctcgggcccagctgtccccacacGCTGGcatgccagcagccagctgggagaCACCCCTGGGCCATCacccctcctgtgctggcagcaacTCCTTAACGCACAGAACACTGGCACTGACACCAGCACGGCTGTGATTCATGTGGGGCAGCTGCTCTAAAGCTTCCAGAGATCCTCTTCCAGCCAGGAGACACCCTCACCAGGATCCCGTTCAACCAACAGAAAAGCACAGGGAAGATGGAAGTACTGCACCGCTGCGAGTACAGCTGTCCCAGATAAGggaaatatagaaaataaataaggtCCTTATCTACCGTGGCAAGGAAAAGGCAGGCTCAGGGAAATAGGTGGGTGAGTGAGAGAAGCAAAAACTGTACctagagaagaaagaaaatgggaaattaaatGAGGCATGCACTCCTTATATATGCAGTTTTAGTGTGAAAATTAatctcaaaatcccaaaagtgAGTTAAGACATCAGCTTAGACACCGGTCAAACCAACAGCCACTCTCTGTTCCTCCAAAACACTGGCACGAGCCTGCTCCTTGCAGCCAAAGCATCTGTACCAGGGATGCCTAGGGAAGGACCCATCAGAGCTCAGTGCCACTGTGCAGACAGCAACAAAAAGAAGTTTCATCAGAAGTCAGTCTGGGAATCAAAGGGAGCAATTCTGAGCCAAAATGTCAGACTGggcccattaaaaaaaaggcgATTGCTGTAGCTGGGCTGTGTTGTCATACATTGCTTAcgtttgttttaattttaaactaagTGTCAGTCCAAGGTTTGTTACACAAACATATGGCACTGGTATTACATTCTATCTTGTATTTATAGAAAGTGCTGTGGCGGCCCAGGCAGCGCAGAAATGCCATAATGTTAACAACATTTATTATTAGTAtgacaaaagaacaaaaataagctGGTAGAAATCGTGATTTAAAAGTTTAAGGGACTGATTGGAATAGGGTGCCAAACTCTGGAGATATTAGCTAAAATTCTTCCAGTATTAATACTCACACAGGCCCCAGGCTGCCAAGTATTTAGTTATATAAATACAGCCTCGAAAAGGTAATTTGTTTAAAACCCAAGCCCTGAAAACTGATTAGCACATTTAATGCTAGCCCGATTAACACAGATATGCCCTCAGCTGGGTGATGGGAGCATTGAGGCAGAAGTCCGCATTCCTGTGAGCGAAGAGGAACAAAGCTTTTGGGACAAAGGGTAAACCTTAATTATGGCTTTTTATTACTCAAACTGCCATTTCCTCCTTACCCCAAACAAGGCAGGAAGGCTAATGACACATTCACATAGCCCCATAAGCAATGTGATTGATAAATGCCACTGCTAGATTTTTCCACTCCAGCTGTTACACTAGAAGCTGCAGAGGTTTGATTCTCCAtcctcttaaaaataataaaaaaaaattgaggggaaaaaaaaggaaaaagaaaaaagcaaagcaaagcaggataCAGTATACTGCTGACATTCCCGAACCTTCTGGAAGCGTTTATTAACTTTGGCTAGGgaccagccagggctgcaggagcggCCTGGAGAGGCAGTGCAAACTGGTTAATCTGTAGCTAGACATATCTGTGATTGGGGGTGGTGGTGTTCAGCAAGAAAcactcctgcctggcagccagggcttcAGCACTTGGAAGGGTTACTGGggttgttgatttttttttttttccaaaaaattttATTGGGAGAACTACAAAACATTTACAGTACAAAGTTTACAGTCTCACATAATCTGTAGTGAACTGACTCCCGAAAAATATATTACAACTCAAGTTGACTTATCCTTTAGTTACATTCAAAACATACTTCTGTTAAAGTAGTCCAAAAGAGTACATAGTGCTCAATCTGTACCTATGTACAAACAAAACTAAGCTACTGCTCATTCATCCACCGTCCAGGAAACTTTTGGAAAACTCCCAACTTtctacataaggaaaaaaaaattacaggttttGGAATTCAATAAACAAGATATGTTCCTGTATTATAGAAAGTTTCAGATCCAAAGATGGCCTCTGTTCTTATAAAATAGAGTGGCGAAATTTTGCTGTACTTAAAACCCATCCCTACATTCAAATTATCTCAAGCATTAGGAAAAATACTTATTTGGTTGAGAGATATTTAAGGCAAGCGTGGACCCTCAAGAAGGCACTGTGAGACATAATACTGGGACCCCCAATTATTGCTACATACTTTGAGACTATATCACAGTGTGATTCGTGGAGTTAGgcaacaaaaatactttttggttatttttaacaAGTCTGAATTAGATTTGCCACTTTGAAGTCTGATTGCTAAgtcagtcttttttttcttttctctcgTTTTTCAACTCGGACGGGCTACAACCATTtacattctaaaaaaaaaaacccatagaaATTCCGCAAACTACTTCCACAGCATCGAGACCGATTTCTATAAAGAAACCATGCAATCTTTCAGATTTACgtaaacaaagaaagaaattaatgaaataaatattacataCCATCTCTTAAATTAAGAATTTTACTCATTTACAATAAAATAACCAAGTGAAAGTTACAAAAAGGCATATATTACTGTGAAAAGAACACACTCCACATTTTGCCGATTAATAATGAAAATCATAATTTAACATAATAAAAGAATATATATCTATTGCTTTTCATCATACCCGATAAATACAGTATGAACAAATTACCAATGTATACTTTTCACAAGATAATAAATAAGTTAAATAGTTTCATATTGAGTTGTGTGCAGTGACTCATACATGCAATCAACTCAAACAgctaaaaaaatttttaaaaaatcagcagttATTCTCCAACAATTACAAACTAAACTCAGTTGAGTGCTTCCAAataaagcaacaacaaaaaattgttCTAAAAGCCAAACATCCACTAAGTGGTGGCAATGGAACCAATATTAAACTTTGGAATGAAGGTTTTAGCATttgttataataataatatatagatatatataaaaaagaagGTTGTTATCAAGGCATATTCTTGGCAGgatgttggattttttttttcctaaaaaaaaagcttatagGTTTAGtatgttctgtgtttttatttgaacTGGATTGAAAGACATACTAGTTTGTAACTTAgttttctgtgtgtctgcaggattggaggagctgggctggcgAACCGGCGCTCCCCGGATTGTTTGTTGCTTTCTGGTGCTGTCTTTTCTaatgctgttttgtttgttttgttttttttttcgAACACAGATGgaatggctgctgctggtgcgTATCATAACTTGTCTCCAAAGAacgacaacaacaaaaaaaccccgaaaCAAAAATCCCCTTCTTCCAAGGTCTCTCTATAAAAATAGGTTTGTTCAGTTCGTGTCATTTGCCCTTttgcaaaatgctttgtttttcgTTTTGTTCAGCTCTCGGTgtatagatagatagatagatatataaaataaaaccaaccaaaaatagagaggaaggagaggtttCGCTTTCTTCGTTCGGTAACTTACTTGCAGGGCCGCCGCGGGGCCCCCCCGGCCGCTGCCCCGTCCTCCCTCAGTCGTCGGAGATGGAGAGGCGGCTGAAGATGGGCAGGCGGCGGCCCGAGTCCAGGCTGGGCGACTCGGAGCCGCTGAGGGAGCCGGAGCTGAGGGAGCCGCTCAGGTAACTCTCCCGGTCGGAGAGCGAGTCCGGCGGGCTGGGCGGCGCGTCGAAGACGGGGGACTCGGAGAGGCGGCGGAGGGGCTGGAAGCTGAAGGGCGGCgaggcggggggcggcgggcaggccccgccgggcggcggcggctgctgctggcagcggTAAtaggcggcggcggccgcggccgcggcggcggcagcggcgaAGTTCTGGGTGTGCAGAGCGAGGGGGGCGATGaggctgcccagctcctgccccgaGAAGGCGAAAGCGTTGTTGGCGCACGGCGGCGAGAGCAGCTCCTCGCAGTAGGAGGCGgaggcgggcggcggcggcgtgCGCGAACCGCCGGGGCTCTCCAGCAGGGCGGCGTCCAGGCGGCCAccgggcggcggcgccggcgggGCGGTGCCGTGGGGGTGCGGggggtgatggtggtggtggtgggcgGAGAAGCCGGAGAAGCTCAGACTGTGGTGCAGCTTGGGccgctcgccgccgccgccgcgcgggTGCCCGAAGCCGCCGCCGCCCAGCGGGTGCTCGCGGGGGCGAAGGCGCGCAGGTCGCCGGTGCTGCCGGCGGGGTGCGGGGCCGCGTGGTGCGGGTGGTGGTGCGGcccggccgcggcggcgggcggaggGGCGGCCGTGCCCCCGCCGGGCGCCGGGCGGCGCTCGTCGGCGTTGTGGATGAAGTGGCAGCGCGGGCCGTAGGGGCAGAAGCCGATGGTGTGGAAGGTGCGGCAGAGCTCGGTCTTGTACTTGGGGTGGCGGGTGAGGCTGCGCAGCTCGTGGAAGCCGTGAGCGAACTGGCACTTCTCGCCGTACTTGCAGGCGCCGCTCTCCTCGAAGGGGCGGCACAGCTCCGTCTTGTAGCGCGTGGAGTTGATgggggccccgccgccgccgccggagcCGCTCCCCTTGCCGGCCgcctgctgctgaagctgctgcatgAGGTGCTGGCTGCGCTCGCCGTTCTCGCTGAAGGAGCGGTCCCGGAACTTGTTCTCCTTGTTGAGCAGGGccgtggggctgctgctgccgccgcctccgccgGAGCCCGTCTCCTTCAGATTGCCgaacgaggaggaggaggaggacgacGATGACGAGGAGGATGTGGAAGAAGAGCTGGAGCCGGTAGGGCTGGGGAACTTGGAGCCGCCGGCCAGCGCCGTCAGGTTGCTGGTCGAGTGCCGCCGCAGGAAGCCCGGCGcgaagctggagctgggaggggtcACCGGGGTCCCCACGGCTTTCTTGTCCAGCATGCTGCTGAGGTTGGTCAGGGACTTCTCCGTCTGCCGGGgcggggagaggggagggggtgggggagaCAGCGGGAGAGAGAGAGGGTGTTGCGGGTGACCGCCTGCCCACGGCCACGGCTCCCCACCGCCGCGGGAGTCGAGGCGGGGGTCGCGCCGCCCGACCGCCCCGCAAAGCGGGTCTGCCGGTAGTGCCGGCGGGGCAACACAGCGCCGGGGAGAAGCCCCCGcgccagctctgctgcatttgCAACTTTTTTCAAAAGTTCCTCCCAGCAGCGCAACAtgcgggcaggggctgcagggcggCCCGTCTCCCCCGCGGCTGCAGGACCAGCCCGCCCCGAACGCGGCCGCCGGGAGGCCATGGGGCGGCATTCCGGGGCTCGCAGCCTTGCGTCAGCCGCTGTCCCCGGCCGGCTGTCAGACCGTGACCCGCCCGCAGAGCCCGGCCCGGCACGGGCCTCCCGTcccgccgcgctgccccggTAGCCCGGAGCGCCGCTCTGCACATGGCGGCAGCGGCAGACCGCGTCCAGCCCAGCCAAACGCGCTCTTCCCTACCTTGCACAAGAAGTCAATGTCGTAGAAGGCAGATAAAAGTGTCGTCGACATTTCTAGATCCTGTAATGGTCGGATATACAGGAAGGACCGAAAGATCCCGCTCTCCTCGGAGGGTTTGGAAAAGCCACGACTAAATAGGAGAGGGCCGTCTGCTTGAGATCCGAAACGGTCCCGACTCCTTCCCGGCGGGACGGCGGGTGCCGGGCCGAGACGGCGACGGCGGCTGCACAGCAGCGGCGAACTGCGGGAACTCGGCGGCTCCCCGCGCCGCTCCCATATAAACGCGGCCCCGGATGGTGGTCGCGGGGGCGGTgccgcgctccgcccgccccgctccagcccgccgggcccgccccgctccACCCCGCCGGCCGGGCCGCCCCGAGTCTTACAGAGGGCGCTGGCAGCGGCGGTGGGGCCGGTTCGTGGGGAGCGCCTGTGCTGCAGTGCGCCCGCAGCGCGGGCGGGACGAGGCGGGGGAAGCGGGGAAGCAGCCGAGGCAGCGCTCACGGCGCCCTACGGGCTCGGCCCCTCGGAGCGCCCCTCTTCTCCCCGACGCCTCCGCGCTGCCGCTGCCCGCGCACGGCGGCCGCGTCCCCGGCCGGGTGGCGGCTGCCGCCGAGTGGAGGACGCGCGGGGCCGCGGGAGAGGCGCGGCAGCGCTGGGGACACTTCTTCCCCGCGCCCCGCCGAAAATAAACTTTTGCCACGTAATTGCTTGATACAAAGGTCGGGACCGCGCTGCCCCGGTGAGGCTGGCGGGACCGGGCCGGGCACGGGTTGCGCGCCCCGCCGCTTCTTCCCTCTTTTCGGGGAGCTCGGGTTTGGCGCTTACTTTCTGAAGTTTGGGAGAGGTTGGCGGCCAGGCGCAGAGGCGAGGTAGCATTATCCTCGCAGCGGCCTGACTGATAAACTACCCCCACCTAACCTTGTCTGCATCTCCTTCCCGCGCCCCGCACCCCTCCCACGTCTCTCTTCCACGTTCGGCCCCTTCCTTCCTCATCCCCGCCAAGGTCCTGTGAGACCCATCCGAGTCCCCCGGCCGCCCCCCCCTCACCGCCGGTCCCCGCGGCGAGGCGCCCTCCCGCGACCGAGCCGGCCGCCGGCCAAGGCGGGCCGGGAGCCGCCGTGCAAAACACCCCCGCCTCCCCCGCGCCGATAAGGCCGCGCAAACACGACGTGGgaacggcggcggcggctccccTGCACCCCCGTCCCCTCCCGCGTTTGCTCGGCTCCGGGACAAATGGGAAGGAGAACAGAGGCGGACGGACGTGTAAAGTTTTATGGCTGCTAAAGCCAGCAGAGGCGTTTGATCCTCTTTAGCTTCCGAGTCGGGATGGCAGTCCCGCGCACACCAAGGGAGCAAACCCGACCACGTCAGCAGGAGCGCGGCGCTGTGCAAACACATTTGCAGAGGAAAGGAACCTCGGACTGGGGGCGGGGGTGTCACCAGAGCCCCCGCCACGGGTTTGGCACTCGCCCCCCGCTGCCCAGCGGCTCACGCactcctctgcttcctcccctTGTCCTCCACCTCCCACGCCGCTGCGGGAGGGAGCCTGCGGCGGGACCCAGCCCGGACCCTGCCACCGCCCGTGAGCCGTCACCCACGGCCGGCCGAGCCTGGAAACGGGGATCGAAATCTCCCGGGAAAGACGAGGAGCTGGTCGGCTGAAAGCCCAAACCTCGCTCCTTCCCGCGTCCCGGCAGTCCCCTGGGGCCCGTC of the Camarhynchus parvulus chromosome 3, STF_HiC, whole genome shotgun sequence genome contains:
- the ZFP36L2 gene encoding LOW QUALITY PROTEIN: mRNA decay activator protein ZFP36L2 (The sequence of the model RefSeq protein was modified relative to this genomic sequence to represent the inferred CDS: inserted 1 base in 1 codon), with the protein product MSTTLLSAFYDIDFLCKTEKSLTNLSSMLDKKAVGTPVTPPSSSFAPGFLRRHSTSNLTALAGGSKFPSPTGSSSSSTSSSSSSSSSSSSFGNLKETGSGGGGGSSSPTALLNKENKFRDRSFSENGERSQHLMQQLQQQAAGKGSGSGGGGGAPINSTRYKTELCRPFEESGACKYGEKCQFAHGFHELRSLTRHPKYKTELCRTFHTIGFCPYGPRCHFIHNADERRPAPGGGTAAPPPAAAAGPHHHPHHAAPHPAGSTGDLRAFXPREHPLGGGGFGHPRGGGGERPKLHHSLSFSGFSAHHHHHHPPHPHGTAPPAPPPGGRLDAALLESPGGSRTPPPPASASYCEELLSPPCANNAFAFSGQELGSLIAPLALHTQNFAAAAAAAAAAAAYYRCQQQPPPPGGACPPPPASPPFSFQPLRRLSESPVFDAPPSPPDSLSDRESYLSGSLSSGSLSGSESPSLDSGRRLPIFSRLSISDD